The sequence below is a genomic window from Lemur catta isolate mLemCat1 chromosome 12, mLemCat1.pri, whole genome shotgun sequence.
GCAACTTGTGCAAGAAATTCACCAAGTACTCGCACATGGGCGAGCGCGGTAGGTGGTACACGAATCTCCCGTCCTCCAGCTGGGCCCGCTCCGTCTCCACCTTCTCCACCACCTGCTTGCCAAAGGAGCAGACCTTGGAGGAACAGGTGAGGGTCATGTGCTCCAGTTTCTCATACTGGCTGCTCACTCCGTAGAAGCCAccgctgctgctgccaccaccagcGCCTGCCTCCTCTCCACTTGGGCCCCAGTTCAGGTCCGCCCAGAACTTGACCAGGAAAAAGGCGTGTGGGGGCCCACGATCGTACAGCTTTCGAAGACCACCCTTTTTCTCGGGGAATTTGTCGTAGATCTGCCGGACGTCCACATTCTCCAGCGGGGGTGCTCCGGGGCTGGGGCAGTGCTGGCTGATGTGTACAAACAGGTGCCTCTGCTAAGAGTCAACCGCAGCCGGCGGTTCCACGAAGGCCGAGAACTCCACCAGCTGCAACCAGGCAGTGCCCAGGGCTCGAgcctgccaggctgggggtgaTGGGGCAGGTGGAGGCAGGGGTGAGAGAGCTTGGGGGGGCTCATGCCCTGGGGGGTCAGTAGCTGGGGGAGTCAGTGACAAGGAGAACGGTGGCTGTGAGAATGGCTTCACGTCTGGAACATTCCAGGGGGGTCCAGAGCCCCCTGAACAAAACTGGAGAAGCTCAGAGGCCTGAGGACCAGCAGGACCCAGTTTGACCTGCAGGGAAGGTGCAGAGATGAGCTGCGCCGAGGACATAGTAGTCATGGTCTGGAAAGCCTTGTCCTTGGAAACCTGGTCCACATTCAGGGCCTTCAGCTTGGACTGGATTTCCCTTGATTTCCTTCCTGTCAAAACCTGGATGTGACTAGAGACCTGTTTGCGAGTTCGGGTCTTCCCCGTTCTCAGCTTGATGTAGCGGGCAATCAGTTCATTCCGACCATACATCTTGCCTTCATCGGACAGGATGATTTTTTCCGGCGGCCGCAGGGCGTGTAGATGGCCAGGGCCTCCTGGAAGCTCTGCTCAATGTCTGGGCTCCAGACACCCTCTGCATCCAGGCCCCCATCTCCTCCAGCCCCTTTACTGCCGCCGGTACCCTCCTCACTGCCCTCTTCACTGCCTGTCCAGCCGCTGCCATCGTCCAGGGGGGCCCCAACCTGGGGTTCCCCCATCTGGGcctccctgcctggggctgggaagcCGCAGCGGGCGGGGCTGTgagtagcattttaaaaaaaattttattttctattcgtATAGAAATGTGATTAATTTTTGTGGTTGACTTTGTAACCTGTAACCTTGCCAAATACACTTGTTAGTTCtgtaagttttttgtagattctttgggattttctaagTAGATAGTCATGCAGTCTGTGGATAGGaacaatttatttcttcctttccaatcactaggccttttatttctttttgatttccaGGAGGATGTTAAATAAGAGCGGTGACAGGTCATTTATCAATCTTAAGGAAAATCAtttggtttttccatttttccattataccattaaatataatgttaaataaagggttttttttttttgtagaaataccCTTTTTTAGATTAAAGAAGCCCCTTCTAGTTTGCTaatagtttttatcatgaatggatattatattttgtttaatgcCTTTTATGTATCAGTTGGCATATTctagtgatttttcttctttactgttaatatggtagattataattgactttcaaatattgaacTAGCCATGCAGTCTCAGGATAAACCCCACTAAAGTTGTGttgtttaattctttttgtgTATTGTAGTATTTGATTTGCTGATATcttgttgagcatttttacatctatatttatgaaggatattggtttgtagttttcttttttgtactgtctttgttTAGATTTGCTGTCAGGATAATGCTGGACTCATAAAATAAGCTAGGAAGTTTTTCCTCatattatgggttttttttttattgttttagtttcatcccacaagttttgatatgttatattttattttcatttagttcaaaatattttatttcccatgAGACTTCCTTTTTGAtccatgaattatttagaagtggtttgtttaatttccacgtatttagagatttttctcttatctttttgttagtgatttctagtttaattgtTATGTTCTGAGAATCTAGTTCCCTCGGGTTTCGCTTTTCAATGTTTGCCCAGAAACTTGTAGCTTTCATTACCTTGCTCTGTAGTGCAGATCTACAGCTGCACCTGAATCAGGGGCTAAGGGATTggaggacagagagaggaaaaaaaggaaaaaaaaggtgtTGGTCCCACATTCTTGGAACCACAGTACCAGTGAATGGAGAGGAAGAACCATCTTCAGGTCTTCAGATTTTTGGCTCTTGCAGATTTCCATTATTACCACTGCATGTGATCACTAGATTGCATGTGGCTGGTTCATGGTATGTGAAGGaatagagaaaagaggaaaaaatgggcAGTTTCCACAATTTCtttgaacattatttttctttcttgctccttAGGGTAGAGTGCTTCTTCTGGATAAGTGCTCCCTTTGGGTTTCTGGCTGCATTAGGTTCAAGCTGGGAACATTAGAGGGAAAAAGTATAGCCAAATCACTGCTGGTTCATGGGTACTTGTAATTCCATGATCTGCCTGCTGTTTCCTTCTCAGACCCTTCAAATAGTTGCTTCCTGCATACTGTCCAGATTTTATGGTTGCATTCAGTGGAAGAGACAGGGTGAAGTGTGCTTACTATATCTTACCTGGGACCAGCCATCCTAGGATGGGTTATTTGAAAAACTAAATTCTAGTATTTCTTGTGTTTTGGCACATCTGAATGGATTTAAAGGACCTAAAATGACTCGGAAAATGTTTCATATGATTAGATTCTTAACCAGTTGATTCTCAACTGTggtggaagaaagagaggaattcACATACCAGAATCTTGGAAATGGGGCAGAGAAAGGGTTTCTTGGTTGAAAATCATGGCATTTAATAAAAGATGGAAGTTTGTTTCCCATGTAAgtgaagaggcagaaaaatacATTGAGTCATTGACCATTAAACAATATATCTTAACTTTGAGAGATGTGGAGGTCAGAGATCTACTTTGAGTAACTGATGGGAGTTTTGGTGACATCTCTCTAGAAATGTATGtactcatttatataaaatcagaTTTACCTTTCTAGAGGGTTCATAGATGCCAGGCTTTGTAACCCTTCCTTAGGTAGTATTAGGTCTATATGATGTTTTGTTTATACTAGTTCTTATGTTAGACCTTTGTCACTTGAAAGTCACAGAAACCGAGAAATTCAGATGACTGGGTTAGGCATGAAGAGAGAATTGGTTTATATTACCAAGCAATGGAAAAGGCAAGGGTGCAGTTAGCTGGTTTCAGGGACTGGAGCTAGAAAGCCAGCAGGCTCTCTTTTTCCAGTTTGTCTATGTCTTTTTCTTAGTAAAGGCTACTATTTCAGGTTGTTTTTTCCTATGTGGCAAATTATGATAACTGATggaaattttttcatgtttatatcttGTAGCTTTATCACCAGGGAGGGACTGAAAATCACTTTCTCTGATACTAAGTTTAAAAATCCTGGGGAAATACTTTATTTGAGTCAGATTAAATAGACTAAGGATTTACCATAATATACTCAATGTTTATAATTCTACTTATACTGCTGTGTTATGTGCATATAGATTATGGGAACCTTGGAAATCAGATGTAATGAaagcttttccttctctgttcaaaaattaaggacaggaatattttatatagtgaaatatttgtgtttcttttctagtTTCAAAAGGTTGCATTTCTACAGACTTTGCTAGGATGTATGCTCTTAGAACATCTACATTGAGGGTTAACAGTGTTCAAGCAAAGGCTAGATTATCATTTTTCAGGATCTTGTTTGGCTTCTCCTAAAGTATAGTCTGAGACAAGGACATGGGTGTAGGTGGTTTATTTGAGAGTTGATCTAGGAAGTAGGAGTGAGAAGCCTGGGAgtcagaaaggaaacaaaaagtatgATATTGTGACTGTTGCTGTAAGCAGTAAAGGAACCCCCTGACCATGATTCTCAGTATTGCCCATTTGAAAGATGGAAGGCTTTGAACATTCATCCATAAGCTCTAATTCCTGTTTGGTTAAAAGTGTCAAATCCTTTGTATTTATGCTTCTGAAGACCCTGAGGCATGAGTTCACTTGAGGTGGGATGCTGGAGGTTGATGGGAGTCTGAACTGTGGCTGAAGTGACAAATGGGCCAAAAGAGTGTTACATGAGCACCAAAGGTACCTTAGAGGCTTCCTTATAGCTCAAGAGTCTCTGTAATctcc
It includes:
- the LOC123648643 gene encoding LOW QUALITY PROTEIN: transcriptional enhancer factor TEF-4-like (The sequence of the model RefSeq protein was modified relative to this genomic sequence to represent the inferred CDS: deleted 2 bases in 1 codon; substituted 1 base at 1 genomic stop codon), whose amino-acid sequence is MGEPQVGAPLDDGSGWTGSEEGSEEGTGGSKGAGGDGGLDAEGVWSPDIEQSFQEALAIYTPCGRRKIILSDEGKMYGRNELIARYIKLRTGKTRTRKQVSSHIQVLTGRKSREIQSKLKALNVDQVSKDKAFQTMTTMSSAQLISAPSLQVKLGPAGPQASELLQFCSGGSGPPWNVPDVKPFSQPPFSLSLTPPATDPPGHEPPQALSPLPPPAPSPPAWQARALGTAWLQLVEFSAFVEPPAAVDSXQRHLFVHISQHCPSPGAPPLENVDVRQIYDKFPEKKGGLRKLYDRGPPHAFFLVKFWADLNWGPSGEEAGAGGGSSSGGFYGVSSQYEKLEHMTLTCSSKVCSFGKQVVEKVETERAQLEDGRFVYHLPRSPMCEYLVNFLHKLRQLPERYMMNSVLENFTILQVVTNTGTQELLLCTAYVFEVSTSEHRAQHHIYRLVRD